Proteins encoded within one genomic window of Pongo pygmaeus isolate AG05252 chromosome 18, NHGRI_mPonPyg2-v2.0_pri, whole genome shotgun sequence:
- the NPW gene encoding neuropeptide W, producing the protein MGRVPPEEPPAQFQPAAHSLGLQGTHGSPPASCAPVPGRPNSTARPNPAEPVCGPPRRAAVDASALARGPGERGAPASRPRLALLLLLLLLPLPSGAWYKHVASPRYHTVGRAAGLLMGLRRSPYLWRRALRAAAGPLARDTLSPEPAAREAPLLLPSWVQELWETRRRSSQAGIPVRAPRSPRAPEPALEPESLDFSGAGQRLRRDVSRPAVAPAANRLGLPRLAPGPF; encoded by the exons ATGGGACGTGTCCCCCCAGAGGAGCCTCCAGCCCAGTTCCAGCCAGCGGCCCACTCA CTGGGCCTGCAGGGGACCCACGGCTCGCCTCCAGCCTCCTGCGCTCCGGTACCCGGGCGTCCCAACTCCACTGCGCGCCCAAACCCAGCCGAGCCGGTTTGTGGCCCGCCCCGCCGGGCGGCCGTCGACGCGAGCGCCCTGGCGCGGGGCCCAGGGGAGCGGGGGGCTCCCGCGAGCCGGCCGCGGCTGgcactgctgctgctcctgctcctgctgccGCTGCCCTCCGGCGCGTGGTACAAGCACGTGGCGAGTCCCCGCTACCACACGGTGGGCCGCGCCGCTGGCCTGCTCATGGGGCTGCGTCGCTCACCCTATCTGTGGCGCCGCGCGCTGCGCGCGGCCGCCGGGCCCCTGGCCAGGGACACCCTCTCCCCCGAACCCGCCGCCCGCGAGGCTCCTCTCCTGCTGCCCTCGTGGGTTCAGGAGCTGTGGGAGACGCGACGCAGGAGCTCCCAGGCAGGGATCCCCGTCCGTGCGCCCCGGAGCCCGCGCGCCCCAGAGCCTGCGCTGGAACCGGAGTCCCTGGACTTCAGCGGAGCCGGCCAG AGACTTCGGAGAGACGTCTCCCGCCCAGCCGTGGCCCCCGCAGCAAACCGCCTTGGCCTGCCCCGCCTGGCCCCCGGACCGTTCTGA